The window TTTGCctgaaaacaataacataaacttTTAGCTGTTATAAGTATAGGTATTAGAGTTGGATAACATGCCCAGTATATGACAATATGCTCTCCCCCTATAGGACATTGTTAATGGCCATACATGGATacttttcatacacctctgccctACACCTTCAAGTCTAGCAGACatgatgaaattattattatgtatgtatgtatttatgattaTGGTGCACATACACATAAGGTAATGCTAGTAAATCCAGATCAGACATTTTAATTGGCCTTTatgtatttatctttaaatGAGATATTCACCTTTTGTAAATGACTATTAGCTCTGCTTGCAACTTCAAAGGCAACATTCCTCATATTTTCACTATCTGTGCCTCTAAGGACATTTTCTTGACTTATTTGATATTTCATTAGTATATCCATTGGCAAGGAGACCATTTTATGTAAGCTGGATACATGGACAGATCTAAaacagtaaatttatttatgaatttaattcATTCCTTAGGGTTAACTTCAAAATTCCAAAGTCTTCCTCATCATACAACTTTTTCTTTCAGATTGCTgtgataaaatgtattcaaatgCTCAGCTGATGATTGACTATCAATAAAGCATGCAAACAATATCACCCCAACCTCAATATATTTGCTATTCCTTGAGCTTTCCCCAGGTGGGATGCAACATGGTCTGCATGGACATTAGCAACACCTGctacatttaaaattagatGGTATATTGTAGACACAGAATCATCAGCATATTTCTCAATGTCTTCTAAGCTTCtgaaatgtttagtttttaataagttGCTTCGCGATGTTATTAGTTTTTCTAGCTGCCTTTTTTGAAGACCATAACAGCAACAgacctaaaataacataattttaaagataactgTACTGTGATTAAATAAGGTACAggttcacaaaaaaaaatctaaaagcaACATATGCAAGTAGGGACCTACCTTAAATAATTCCTGTGCTATGGGATTTGCAGGGATTTTTTCTAAGGTTTGTTCACTTTTATACATAGTTTTGAGAGTGTCATTCCAAAATTGTAATCTGAATGCTGCTGTTTGTGAATCGGTGGTTTGATCTTGAATACGAGCAATTTCAACGTTGAAAGCTCTCACTACGAAAGCTGGTGAACGAAGAGACTTCGTCATAAGTAGAGTCGCCAAGAAGTTCTCATAATCATGCTGTCTATCTGTAAAATATATGCAGAGTACCAGAATATGCTTTACATTAATAAatctgtattagaaataaatacgtatttttaatttactttacgATACTAGCGCAATAATCCAACGCTGTTTCGTTCGAGGTAGTTTCTCTAGTTAACGTCCTGGATATTACTGCAGCGCGTCTAGACGttctaaataaatttgaaaacatgATTGTGTTTGTTAGGTATGGAGTAATTGATTACTACAGACTATAAGATAACTGGAGATATAGGATAGGATTCTTCTAGCTAGATGCTAGATAGAAGAACCATGAAGCGTTTCATTGATTTGACTTGACAGTTGACAATGACACTGACATTTTGAGTGGTGTTGTCaactgtttaattaattattcagttgGCACCGCGTATTTGTACCAAAAATCTATACGAATATTTAAGACCTGCAACTGCGTAAAGTGGATGCTCGCGCGCTCTTATACAACAGTGCTCCGCTACGGACACTCGCGCGGGCGAGTAACCGCGACCCGCGATCGTGCACCGGTGCCCGCCTCCGCGGTACTTGAACTAAAGAGGAACACTGGGTAATACCTGAATCCCCGCGACGGGCTGTATTTGCGGTCCCACAGAAACCATACACGTGCACCCGTACGGGCATTTGTTATTACAGTTTCGGGCCTTAGAACAAGCTGGGATAATGTACAAATATGCTCAGATATCTAGGCCTTAATCTCATTCGCTAACTGGAGCGGTATACCGCGATCTCAGTATTGagtgtaacaaaaaaaaaagcattAGTAGAGTAACTGCTCattttatatcttattttaataaatcttacATTTTTATGCGACAGCCTGaatatcattatcataaaaattttaaaaataatataaaaaattatgaatataatagGCATATAATGAGTTACTTTTGCCAGAACATacctaataacaataataataatttgtggtATGTACCTATGCTAGTTGCTGACTGGCAATTCAATAGATAGCTAGTTCCCACCTGCGACTTCGCGTGAAAGGTTTGCCTTAGTAAAAAGGTTAATTATCTAGGTTAAAAACTATCTGTATAACATTTAAACCATTTGTGTATCATAATTAAATCAGTTTCGttagtagtttataaatgagagagtaacagacatacacacatacatccCTCCTCAcgaatttttgtatttgtaatatgaGCAGGGGTAGGATAGAAAGGTACTCATTTCCAAAAACATGGCAGTGGTGGTGTAGTGTGAGCTGTTAAAAGTCCCGGCGCGGGCGCCCACGGAAGCTGAGCGTACCTACTCAACCGTGGACGGTAGCTCACCTACCTATAGATTAGGGAAAAACTTACACTGGTATCTTATAATCCTATGTAGACAtttgcgactgccgcgcaagaggtctctggctcgaatcccgggtcgggccaaaaagtcttaggagattttctgtttaaaaattctcggagattgcccggagttagaaagttgaggtccttagacctccgtgtctcggagagcacgaaAAGCCGTCGTTCCTGCgtctgacctctctctggtcgtgtctgTTTAGCCCCACCGTtaaggaacagagagtgtacctgtgtatt of the Anticarsia gemmatalis isolate Benzon Research Colony breed Stoneville strain chromosome 3, ilAntGemm2 primary, whole genome shotgun sequence genome contains:
- the sicily gene encoding NADH dehydrogenase (ubiquinone) complex I, assembly factor 6 homolog sicily isoform X1, coding for MFSNLFRTSRRAAVISRTLTRETTSNETALDYCASIVKQHDYENFLATLLMTKSLRSPAFVVRAFNVEIARIQDQTTDSQTAAFRLQFWNDTLKTMYKSEQTLEKIPANPIAQELFKVCCCYGLQKRQLEKLITSRSNLLKTKHFRSLEDIEKYADDSVSTIYHLILNVAGVANVHADHVASHLGKAQGIANILRSVHVSSLHKMVSLPMDILMKYQISQENVLRGTDSENMRNVAFEVASRANSHLQKAKSIDVPKSAKQIFLPAVAVEQYLTKLQKCNFDVFDKSLQRGNPMLPFSLYYNRIFNRF
- the sicily gene encoding NADH dehydrogenase (ubiquinone) complex I, assembly factor 6 homolog sicily isoform X2 — its product is MTKSLRSPAFVVRAFNVEIARIQDQTTDSQTAAFRLQFWNDTLKTMYKSEQTLEKIPANPIAQELFKVCCCYGLQKRQLEKLITSRSNLLKTKHFRSLEDIEKYADDSVSTIYHLILNVAGVANVHADHVASHLGKAQGIANILRSVHVSSLHKMVSLPMDILMKYQISQENVLRGTDSENMRNVAFEVASRANSHLQKAKSIDVPKSAKQIFLPAVAVEQYLTKLQKCNFDVFDKSLQRGNPMLPFSLYYNRIFNRF